One genomic window of Prochlorococcus sp. MIT 0801 includes the following:
- the murJ gene encoding murein biosynthesis integral membrane protein MurJ, with amino-acid sequence MSKSIKEIAFVVSLGTLLSKFVGMARQLVIAGAFGISAAYDAYNYAYIIPGFFLVLLGGINGPLHNSMVTLLADKNKVDSRLFISSINNILSIILLIISFFIFFSSDFLINLVGPSLTPEIKEIASYQLKIMSPIIFLSGLIGLGFGSLNAKKEFLIPSIAPLVSSLVIIISISNFWINKGNTIDIDGLNMRGGIILAKATFIGALSQYLIQIPFLIKKGIFAISFSIRTKYAELKRALKMIAPASLSSGMIQINVFTDLFFASKIVGAAAALSYANFLVQAPLGIVSNSILIPLLPVFVSLRARENHLKLIKKIHQGLILSSTSMVFLGSIFISLSTPIVILIYGRGSFNQNAVDVVSQLLIAYGIGMPFYLCRDLLVRVFYGIEDAKTPFRISIIAILLNLFFDWFFIGGSSPWGELSPLNLGVNGLVFSTTFVNFFACILLLFKLNHKLDNLDLSNLLSQNLRIILIGLISGICSFFIFKVIFIPYSFINLLLKLIISSGISMIIFYCLAIILKIDDIDKLSKFLKEKFIRL; translated from the coding sequence ATGTCGAAATCAATCAAAGAAATTGCTTTCGTCGTAAGTTTAGGAACTTTATTGAGCAAATTTGTAGGGATGGCAAGGCAACTAGTTATTGCTGGTGCTTTCGGAATTAGTGCTGCATATGATGCATATAATTATGCTTATATTATACCTGGATTTTTTTTAGTTCTCTTAGGAGGTATTAATGGTCCATTGCATAACTCAATGGTTACACTATTGGCAGATAAAAATAAAGTTGACAGTAGATTATTTATAAGTTCAATCAATAATATTTTATCTATAATACTATTAATTATAAGTTTTTTTATTTTCTTTTCATCTGATTTTTTGATTAATTTAGTTGGACCTAGTTTAACCCCTGAAATAAAAGAAATAGCATCCTATCAATTAAAAATAATGTCTCCAATAATCTTCCTTTCTGGATTAATAGGTCTTGGATTTGGATCACTAAATGCAAAGAAAGAATTTTTGATTCCCTCTATCGCTCCATTAGTTTCAAGTCTAGTAATCATAATTTCAATATCAAACTTTTGGATAAACAAAGGAAATACTATTGATATAGATGGATTGAATATGAGAGGAGGAATTATTTTAGCTAAGGCTACATTTATAGGTGCCCTTTCTCAATATTTAATTCAAATACCGTTCCTAATAAAAAAAGGAATATTTGCGATAAGTTTTTCAATAAGAACAAAATATGCAGAACTAAAAAGGGCCTTGAAAATGATTGCCCCTGCATCACTATCTTCAGGAATGATACAAATTAATGTTTTTACTGATTTATTCTTTGCATCGAAAATAGTTGGTGCTGCAGCTGCCTTAAGTTACGCGAACTTTTTAGTTCAAGCACCTCTTGGAATAGTATCAAATTCTATTTTAATTCCATTATTACCAGTTTTTGTAAGTTTAAGAGCTCGAGAAAATCATTTAAAATTGATCAAAAAAATCCATCAGGGATTAATTCTTTCGTCGACTTCTATGGTGTTTTTAGGATCGATATTTATTTCACTTTCTACTCCAATAGTTATATTAATCTATGGGAGAGGTTCATTCAATCAAAATGCGGTTGATGTAGTAAGTCAACTATTAATTGCATATGGAATAGGCATGCCTTTTTATCTATGTAGAGATCTATTAGTAAGAGTTTTTTATGGTATAGAGGATGCAAAAACACCATTTAGAATATCAATCATAGCAATATTATTAAATTTATTTTTTGACTGGTTTTTCATAGGAGGCTCAAGTCCATGGGGGGAGCTATCACCCCTAAACTTAGGAGTAAATGGATTAGTCTTTTCAACTACATTTGTTAATTTCTTTGCTTGCATACTTTTACTATTTAAATTAAATCATAAATTAGATAATCTAGATTTATCTAATCTATTATCTCAGAATCTGAGAATTATTCTAATAGGTCTAATTTCTGGTATTTGCTCATTCTTTATTTTTAAAGTAATATTTATACCCTATAGTTTTATCAATTTATTATTAAAATTAATAATATCATCTGGAATTAGTATGATTATCTTTTATTGTCTAGCAATTATTCTTAAAATTGATGATATTGATAAATTAAGTAAGTTTTTAAAGGAGAAGTTTATTCGTCTTTAA
- the sfsA gene encoding DNA/RNA nuclease SfsA — translation MIEIGKTIIKFPPLIEGILIKRYKRFLADIELDDGEVVTAHCANTGPMKGVLWPGRRVRLKYSPSPKRKLDWSWEQAEVPSHNENKKCWVGINTSLPNKLIKHLIEANCLEKQFGQISSIKPEVVYGFERKSRIDLLLYPSIQNEDSRKIFVEVKNTTWCQDSLALFPDTVTTRGQKHLIELMSIYPDSRAVLIPCISRSDIELFAPGDIADPEYGRLFREAIAKGVEVIPCAFGFFADHITWEGVRPFQNSREK, via the coding sequence GTGATTGAAATTGGCAAAACCATTATTAAGTTTCCTCCTCTTATAGAGGGAATATTAATTAAGAGATATAAGAGGTTTTTGGCGGATATTGAATTGGATGATGGAGAGGTTGTTACAGCGCATTGTGCAAACACAGGCCCGATGAAAGGGGTCTTGTGGCCTGGGCGAAGAGTCAGACTCAAGTATTCTCCTTCTCCCAAACGTAAATTAGATTGGTCTTGGGAGCAAGCTGAGGTTCCTAGTCATAATGAGAACAAGAAATGCTGGGTAGGTATTAATACATCTTTGCCTAATAAATTGATTAAACATCTAATTGAAGCAAATTGTTTAGAGAAGCAATTTGGTCAAATTTCAAGCATTAAGCCTGAAGTTGTTTATGGCTTTGAGAGAAAAAGTAGAATTGATCTATTGCTTTATCCCAGCATTCAGAATGAAGATAGTAGAAAGATATTTGTCGAGGTTAAAAATACAACTTGGTGTCAAGATTCTTTAGCATTGTTCCCAGATACAGTAACGACTAGAGGTCAAAAACATTTAATAGAATTAATGAGTATTTATCCAGATTCTCGAGCAGTCCTAATTCCTTGTATTAGTAGAAGTGATATAGAACTTTTTGCACCTGGTGACATAGCAGATCCTGAATATGGGAGGTTGTTTAGAGAGGCAATAGCTAAGGGTGTTGAAGTGATTCCATGCGCATTTGGTTTTTTTGCAGATCACATCACCTGGGAGGGTGTTAGACCATTTCAGAATTCGAGAGAAAAATAA
- a CDS encoding ammonium transporter, producing the protein MTTALQSPPRRTTSRLQDASLLNGPMLLLRSIKGFRRSQSWAWLASIPLALLGLGVFTFSARAEVALSDLTGPQAAAFLADNLWLFIATILVIFMNAGFAMVEAGMCRQKNAVNILAKNLFVFALAVTAYWVVGYSLMYGGSVIDGWLYFQGLFVDPDPSGALECAAAGDTGCLVPAVDFLFQSAFAGTAATIVSGLVAERVKFGEFVVFSIVLTAFIYPIAGSWQWNGGWLAELGFIDFAGSSIVHSVGGWAGLVGAMLLGPRIGKFVDGKAQAMPGHNMAIATLGALILWIGWYGFNPGSELAMDQYVAYVAVTTTLAAAGGAIAATVLSTITSGKPDLTMIINGILAGLVSITAGCGNMTFAGSWLAGAVGGLIVVVAVAALDSAGIDDPVGAFSVHGVCGVWGTIVIGLWGVDGMDPGAAGIGLLNGGGINQFFIQALGAAAYGIWTVVTCWIAWQIIGGFFGGIRVSEAEETQGLDIGEHGMEAYPDFASS; encoded by the coding sequence ATGACCACTGCTTTGCAATCGCCTCCAAGGCGTACTACTTCCCGTCTTCAAGACGCAAGTCTTTTGAACGGGCCAATGCTTCTTTTAAGAAGTATTAAAGGCTTTAGAAGAAGTCAGTCTTGGGCATGGCTAGCCTCTATCCCCTTGGCCCTTTTGGGGTTAGGTGTTTTCACTTTCTCTGCAAGAGCTGAGGTTGCTCTTTCAGATTTAACAGGACCACAAGCCGCTGCTTTCTTGGCGGACAACCTTTGGTTATTTATAGCCACAATCCTCGTTATTTTTATGAACGCGGGATTCGCAATGGTTGAAGCTGGTATGTGCCGTCAAAAAAATGCGGTCAACATTTTAGCTAAAAATTTATTTGTTTTTGCTCTTGCTGTTACTGCCTACTGGGTAGTTGGTTATTCCTTAATGTATGGCGGTTCAGTGATTGATGGATGGCTTTATTTCCAAGGCTTATTCGTTGATCCTGATCCTTCAGGTGCACTTGAGTGCGCAGCCGCTGGAGATACAGGTTGTCTTGTCCCAGCAGTTGATTTCCTTTTTCAATCTGCTTTTGCTGGTACTGCTGCAACGATCGTTTCGGGATTGGTTGCTGAGAGAGTCAAATTTGGTGAATTTGTGGTTTTCTCAATAGTTTTGACTGCTTTTATCTATCCAATTGCAGGAAGTTGGCAGTGGAATGGTGGTTGGCTTGCTGAACTTGGTTTTATTGATTTTGCTGGTTCATCTATTGTCCACTCTGTTGGAGGATGGGCAGGTCTTGTTGGAGCAATGCTTCTAGGACCACGTATTGGCAAATTTGTTGATGGCAAAGCTCAAGCGATGCCTGGACACAATATGGCCATTGCAACTTTAGGAGCATTAATCCTTTGGATTGGTTGGTACGGATTCAACCCTGGCTCAGAATTAGCAATGGATCAATATGTTGCTTACGTCGCAGTAACAACAACTTTGGCAGCAGCTGGTGGTGCAATCGCCGCTACAGTTTTATCTACCATTACTTCTGGCAAGCCTGATCTAACCATGATAATCAATGGCATTCTTGCTGGATTAGTAAGTATCACTGCTGGTTGTGGCAATATGACTTTTGCTGGATCTTGGCTCGCTGGTGCTGTAGGTGGATTAATCGTCGTAGTTGCAGTAGCTGCTTTGGATTCTGCAGGTATTGATGATCCAGTTGGTGCTTTCTCAGTTCACGGAGTTTGTGGGGTCTGGGGAACTATTGTTATCGGCCTTTGGGGCGTTGATGGAATGGATCCTGGAGCTGCAGGAATTGGTCTTCTCAATGGAGGAGGAATTAACCAATTCTTCATTCAAGCATTAGGAGCAGCTGCTTATGGCATATGGACTGTTGTGACATGCTGGATTGCTTGGCAAATTATTGGTGGCTTCTTCGGAGGTATCAGAGTTAGCGAAGCAGAAGAGACACAGGGACTTGATATTGGCGAGCATGGAATGGAGGCTTATCCTGACTTTGCTTCTAGCTAG
- a CDS encoding 4-hydroxy-3-methylbut-2-enyl diphosphate reductase, which yields MDTQAFKQTLHKSDRYNRRGFGSANKRAQALAEAYQSGLIGSIRENGNLLEHGRLKVKLAEAFGFCWGVERSVAMAYETRKHYPNERIWITNEIIHNPSVNDHLRKMNVLFITEEKGIKDFSVVKDGDVVILPAFGATVQDMKLLHDRGCHIIDTTCPWVSKVWHTVEKHKKHTFTSIIHGKYKHEETLATSSFAGTYLVLFDLEEANYVSDYILGKGNREDFLKRFSKASSSGFDPDKDLQKVGVANQTTMLKSETEEIGRLFEKTMLQRFGPAQLNEHFLAINTICDATEERQGAMFSLVDEPLDLMVVIGGFNSSNTTHLQEIAISRGIRSFHIDTPERIGEETNTITHMPLEGGELLTEENFLQKGNISVGITSGASTPDRVVEDVIHKLMKIGENF from the coding sequence ATGGATACTCAAGCCTTCAAGCAAACCCTTCATAAATCGGATCGTTATAACCGACGAGGATTTGGTTCAGCAAATAAGCGAGCTCAAGCACTTGCTGAGGCTTATCAAAGTGGTTTGATTGGATCTATTAGAGAAAATGGAAATCTTTTAGAGCATGGAAGATTAAAAGTTAAACTTGCAGAAGCTTTTGGATTTTGTTGGGGAGTAGAAAGATCAGTAGCAATGGCTTATGAGACTAGGAAGCATTATCCAAATGAAAGAATTTGGATAACTAATGAAATCATTCATAACCCCTCTGTGAATGATCATTTAAGGAAAATGAATGTTCTTTTTATTACTGAGGAGAAAGGGATCAAAGATTTTTCAGTAGTAAAAGATGGAGATGTAGTAATTCTTCCTGCATTTGGAGCAACGGTTCAAGATATGAAGCTTTTACACGATAGAGGTTGTCATATTATTGATACAACTTGCCCATGGGTTTCAAAAGTTTGGCATACAGTCGAAAAGCATAAAAAACATACATTCACATCAATTATTCATGGCAAATATAAACACGAAGAAACTTTAGCGACTAGTTCTTTCGCAGGGACTTATCTAGTTCTATTTGACCTTGAAGAGGCGAATTATGTTTCTGATTATATTTTAGGCAAGGGAAATAGAGAAGATTTCTTAAAGCGTTTTTCAAAAGCTTCTTCATCAGGATTCGATCCAGATAAGGATTTGCAAAAAGTTGGAGTTGCTAATCAGACCACAATGTTAAAAAGCGAAACTGAGGAAATAGGAAGATTGTTTGAGAAAACAATGTTGCAACGATTTGGACCAGCTCAATTGAACGAACATTTTCTAGCTATTAATACCATTTGTGATGCTACTGAAGAAAGACAGGGAGCAATGTTTTCGCTAGTTGATGAACCTCTTGATCTTATGGTTGTAATTGGTGGATTCAATTCTTCCAACACAACTCATCTTCAAGAAATCGCAATTAGTAGGGGGATTCGTTCATTTCATATTGATACTCCAGAGAGAATTGGAGAAGAGACCAATACCATTACTCATATGCCTCTAGAGGGAGGAGAATTGTTAACTGAGGAAAATTTTCTTCAAAAGGGAAATATTAGTGTAGGTATTACTTCTGGTGCTTCAACTCCCGACCGTGTAGTTGAAGATGTTATCCACAAGCTAATGAAAATAGGCGAAAATTTTTGA
- a CDS encoding DoxX family protein codes for MTQANKSNLKDPDSQKVEVVVQSPEGEVNIFGELSIFVLRVSFSLFMVHHGLEKLSDPGGFAEFVVGKYFSFLPGDPVIWTYLAGVTQIVCPIGLATGVLARLSSLGLFSTMVFALYFHFIDTGLEGFPFAVVENHNYIFELSAIYAAISFYFLCAGPGRLSLFRKSNKITYYPKGS; via the coding sequence ATGACTCAAGCAAACAAATCTAATCTTAAAGATCCTGATTCACAAAAAGTTGAAGTGGTTGTTCAAAGCCCTGAAGGTGAAGTGAATATTTTTGGTGAACTATCAATCTTTGTCCTGAGAGTTAGCTTTAGTTTGTTCATGGTTCATCACGGTCTGGAAAAATTGAGTGATCCAGGAGGATTCGCTGAATTTGTGGTAGGCAAATACTTCAGCTTTCTTCCTGGTGATCCTGTGATTTGGACTTATTTGGCGGGAGTAACTCAAATAGTTTGTCCAATTGGATTAGCAACAGGAGTATTGGCAAGATTATCCTCCTTGGGGCTGTTCTCAACTATGGTTTTTGCTTTGTATTTCCATTTCATAGATACTGGTTTAGAGGGATTCCCTTTTGCTGTAGTCGAAAATCACAATTATATTTTTGAATTATCCGCTATTTATGCAGCAATATCATTTTATTTCTTATGTGCAGGTCCTGGCAGATTATCACTTTTCAGGAAATCTAATAAAATAACTTACTATCCAAAAGGATCGTAA
- the purH gene encoding bifunctional phosphoribosylaminoimidazolecarboxamide formyltransferase/IMP cyclohydrolase → MSPIALLSVSDKTGLIPLAKALVNELGFKIISSGGTAKLIESENLPVTRVADYTGFPEILGGRVKTLNPKIHGGILARRDKQSHLDDLDKQNINPIDLVVVNLYPFEKTISKENVSWEEAIENIDIGGPTMIRAAAKNHQDVLVVTDPSQYSYLIDAYKSKKITTELRKKYSQQAFEHTATYDLTISKWIANQSSSKKVSWLQSLPLKQELRYGENPHQKASWYGEPEKGWSGAKQLQGKELSTNNLLDLEAALSTLREFGYENTISNPSYQKAAVVIKHTNPCGVAIGDSSSSALKKALDGDRVSAFGGIIAINCPVNEAAAKEIENIFIECVVAPYFDENAKEILSKKKNLRLLELKAESIQKADQNHIRSILGGLLIQDLDEPSIDQKEWKTVTELIPTDEEMNDLSFAWKIVKHIRSNAIAVASNQQSLGIGAGQMNRVGSAKLALEVAGTKSKGAVMASDGFFPFDDTVKMASDYGISAIIQPGGSIRDKDSIKACNEFGIKMILTGKRHFLH, encoded by the coding sequence ATGTCACCGATAGCTCTGCTAAGTGTCTCAGACAAAACTGGCTTAATTCCACTTGCGAAAGCATTAGTTAATGAACTGGGCTTCAAAATTATTTCAAGTGGCGGGACTGCAAAGTTAATTGAGAGTGAAAATCTTCCTGTTACACGAGTCGCAGATTACACAGGATTCCCAGAAATTCTTGGAGGAAGAGTAAAAACACTAAATCCAAAAATTCATGGAGGGATATTAGCCAGACGAGATAAACAATCTCATTTAGATGATTTAGATAAACAAAATATCAATCCGATAGACTTGGTGGTTGTTAACTTATATCCATTTGAAAAAACAATTTCCAAAGAGAATGTTTCATGGGAGGAAGCTATCGAAAATATTGATATCGGCGGGCCAACAATGATCCGAGCAGCAGCAAAAAATCATCAAGATGTTCTTGTAGTTACTGATCCAAGTCAATACTCATACTTAATTGATGCCTATAAATCAAAAAAGATCACTACTGAATTACGAAAAAAATATTCGCAACAAGCTTTTGAGCATACCGCCACCTATGACCTAACAATAAGTAAATGGATTGCTAATCAAAGCTCCTCAAAAAAGGTTTCTTGGTTGCAAAGCTTGCCACTAAAGCAAGAACTGAGGTATGGAGAAAATCCTCATCAAAAAGCTTCATGGTATGGAGAGCCTGAAAAAGGATGGAGTGGAGCTAAACAATTACAAGGCAAAGAATTAAGTACAAATAATCTTTTAGATCTGGAGGCTGCTTTATCTACTCTTCGTGAATTTGGTTATGAAAATACTATTAGTAACCCCTCATATCAAAAAGCAGCGGTAGTAATTAAGCATACAAATCCTTGTGGAGTAGCTATTGGAGATTCTTCATCCTCAGCTCTTAAAAAAGCATTAGATGGGGATAGAGTAAGTGCTTTTGGGGGTATTATTGCTATCAATTGCCCTGTTAATGAAGCTGCAGCAAAAGAAATTGAAAATATATTTATTGAATGTGTTGTAGCTCCATATTTTGATGAGAATGCAAAAGAAATACTTTCAAAAAAGAAAAATCTTAGGCTCTTGGAATTAAAAGCTGAGTCTATTCAAAAAGCAGATCAAAATCACATAAGAAGCATACTTGGTGGTTTATTAATTCAAGATTTAGACGAACCAAGTATTGATCAAAAAGAATGGAAAACTGTTACGGAACTAATCCCAACAGATGAAGAAATGAATGACTTATCTTTTGCATGGAAAATCGTAAAACATATACGATCAAATGCAATAGCCGTAGCATCCAATCAGCAGAGTCTAGGGATTGGTGCTGGTCAAATGAATAGGGTAGGTTCAGCAAAACTTGCATTGGAAGTTGCTGGTACAAAATCAAAAGGTGCTGTAATGGCTAGTGATGGGTTTTTCCCATTCGACGATACTGTAAAGATGGCTTCTGATTATGGTATTAGTGCAATTATTCAGCCAGGTGGAAGTATTAGAGACAAAGATTCTATTAAAGCCTGCAATGAATTTGGAATAAAAATGATTCTTACTGGTAAAAGGCACTTTTTACATTGA
- a CDS encoding alpha/beta hydrolase: protein MTELISLNSESATNRLILLHGWGADAHDLMPIGKLLTDGLKDPFEIVSLSAPQPHPSGSGRQWYPLYPHEWEQVPNAVLDLEKRLNNLCTKQIPLDKTLLLGFSQGGAIALDIATRIKFQGVFALSSYPHPDWEPTKNMPPIFLCHGEMDSVVPKAASKKSLDILVGNGVKAELFFFDGGHEINNDLIGYCRGKIEQLFLS, encoded by the coding sequence ATGACTGAACTAATCTCTTTAAACTCTGAATCCGCAACAAATAGACTTATTTTGCTGCATGGTTGGGGGGCTGATGCCCATGATTTAATGCCTATTGGGAAATTATTAACTGATGGATTAAAAGATCCTTTTGAAATAGTTTCTCTTTCTGCTCCTCAGCCTCATCCAAGCGGATCAGGTAGGCAATGGTACCCTTTATACCCTCACGAATGGGAACAGGTCCCCAATGCAGTGTTAGATCTTGAAAAACGCTTAAATAATCTTTGCACTAAACAAATTCCTTTAGACAAGACATTGTTATTGGGCTTTTCTCAAGGAGGTGCAATTGCCTTAGATATTGCGACAAGAATTAAATTTCAGGGAGTTTTTGCACTTAGCTCATATCCTCATCCAGATTGGGAACCTACAAAAAATATGCCACCTATTTTTCTTTGCCATGGCGAAATGGACTCAGTAGTCCCAAAAGCTGCTTCTAAGAAAAGTCTTGATATTTTGGTGGGAAATGGAGTTAAAGCAGAATTATTTTTTTTCGATGGAGGCCATGAAATTAATAATGATCTAATTGGTTATTGCCGTGGGAAAATTGAACAACTATTTTTAAGTTAA
- a CDS encoding DUF3155 domain-containing protein — MSKKRKRISRRRLAGQRVMSHVPIFHLGTGQHKPVTAARRFIAEEGLYAPAILNVRRNEHTTDRFFWGEKGLFSAQYAEENHFLFPSLRVIVEFLGEDKIFAGLELTADDWEEIEEYEYAFV; from the coding sequence ATGTCTAAGAAGCGCAAAAGAATTAGCAGAAGAAGACTGGCAGGACAGCGTGTTATGTCCCATGTACCTATTTTCCATTTAGGTACAGGTCAGCACAAGCCTGTAACAGCAGCTAGAAGATTTATCGCAGAAGAGGGGCTCTATGCCCCAGCTATATTAAATGTACGTCGTAATGAGCACACTACTGATCGCTTTTTTTGGGGAGAGAAAGGTTTGTTTAGTGCTCAATATGCTGAAGAAAATCATTTCCTGTTCCCTTCTTTAAGAGTGATTGTTGAGTTCCTGGGTGAAGACAAAATCTTTGCTGGTCTAGAACTTACAGCAGATGACTGGGAAGAAATCGAAGAGTATGAATATGCTTTTGTTTAA